The Gemmatimonas aurantiaca T-27 DNA segment ACCAACGCCAATTCGTCATTCGTGCCGTTTGCACTGTCGAGCTTGACGAGCTTCGGGTATGACTGGTTCCGCGATGCGTCGAGCAACAACAGCAATGTGCAGCATCCCGCACTCCGTTTGTACATCGACTATGATGGTGCGCCGGGCGGTGCTGGTGGTTATCTGATCTATGAAGGAGCCTACAACGGTTACGACAGCGGCAACCCGGCTCCCGAGGGCAGTTGGCAGTCGGTGGATGTTTCGGGGAACACGACGCTGTGGGCCAACCGATTCGGTTTTGGCAACTGCGCCAACATGGTGGACATGCACTCGTTTGCTGACTGGCAGTCCGGCGCGTATGGGTGCGGCGGCGTCGATATCATGACGAGCGCTGTGGTGTACGGCTTCAGTGTCGGTGTGGGCAGCGGTTGGTTCGATGGCTTCAACGGCGCCGTCGACAACGTGCGCTTCCAGACCTCCAACATGTCGGAAGCCAAGGTGTACAATTTCGAAGTGGCCACCACGGTGCCCGAGCCTTCGACGTACGCTTTGATGGCGGCGGGGCTTGCTGGTCTGTTGGCCGTGAATCGTCGTCGCACGCGTCAGGCGAAGTAACAGACCGCAGACGACTCGCGGACAGGGCGCGGTGTCATGCAACTCGCATGGCACCGCGCTTTGGCATCGGCGCCTGCATTTGCATCGGCGTCCTTGTGCGTGCGCCCATGACAACCCAGACCGGCATGCCGACCGGTTGAGGGAGCCCGTCTCTCCCCGCAGTATATTTCCGCCATGGACATAGAAATTGTCACCATCGGCGATGAACTGCTGTTGGGTTTCACCATCGACACCAACGCCGCGCATCTCGCGCGCGAGTTTGCGGCACTCGGTGTGCGCATCGTGCGTCGGGCCACCTGTGGCGATGATGCCGAATCGATCGCCGCAGCGGTCCGTGAAGCGCTTGATCGCACCGGCGCCGTGATCACCACCGGCGGGCTGGGGCCTACGGCCGATGACATGACCAAGCCGGCCATCGCATCGATTTTTGGTCGGGGCATGGTGATGGACGCCGAGGTGTTGGCGAACCTCGAGCAACGCTGGCTCACGCGTTTTGGGCATACGTTGCCGGTGAGCAACCGCCAGCAGGCCATGGTGCCGGAGGGATGCACCATCCTTGCCAACCGGCATGGTTCGGCCCCGGGTATCTGGCTCGAAGATGACCACGGACGCTGGGTGGTGATGTTGCCTGGTGTTCCCCGCGAAATGCGCGGGATGCTGGCTGACACCATCCTGCCGCTCCTGCGCGATCGTGTGCCGAAGGACGGTCCGGTCATTCGCAGTCGTACCTTGCGCACGGCCAATATCGCCGAATCCGCGCTGGCCGATCGTTTGGGAGAACTCGCTCGCGGTGTCAACGGCATGCCGCTGGCCTTCCTGCCAGGCAATGATGGGGTGGATCTGCGCCTGACGTCCTGGTCACTGCCGTCGCGCGATGCCGAAGGAGCGCTCACACAGGCCGCCGCGCTGCTGCGGGAGAAGGTCGGGCGGTTCATCTATGGCGAAGGTGATGACGATCTCGCGGCGCTCATGCTCAGCGAATGTG contains these protein-coding regions:
- a CDS encoding PEP-CTERM sorting domain-containing protein, with protein sequence MKRAVLAGLVFLASSAVAGAQTVVVTGSGTMFTEPAGINVNDASCAANGEWCARNVRNGGAVGITNTYTRSGNGALEFSLPASGNSKADFDYLFTNANSSFVPFALSSLTSFGYDWFRDASSNNSNVQHPALRLYIDYDGAPGGAGGYLIYEGAYNGYDSGNPAPEGSWQSVDVSGNTTLWANRFGFGNCANMVDMHSFADWQSGAYGCGGVDIMTSAVVYGFSVGVGSGWFDGFNGAVDNVRFQTSNMSEAKVYNFEVATTVPEPSTYALMAAGLAGLLAVNRRRTRQAK
- a CDS encoding competence/damage-inducible protein A, which encodes MDIEIVTIGDELLLGFTIDTNAAHLAREFAALGVRIVRRATCGDDAESIAAAVREALDRTGAVITTGGLGPTADDMTKPAIASIFGRGMVMDAEVLANLEQRWLTRFGHTLPVSNRQQAMVPEGCTILANRHGSAPGIWLEDDHGRWVVMLPGVPREMRGMLADTILPLLRDRVPKDGPVIRSRTLRTANIAESALADRLGELARGVNGMPLAFLPGNDGVDLRLTSWSLPSRDAEGALTQAAALLREKVGRFIYGEGDDDLAALMLSECAMRDLTLAVAESCTGGMLGERLTAIPGSSRTVQGGVIAYANEVKTRELGVPAEMIAAHGAVSEPVARAMAEGVRQRFGTGIGIGITGIAGPDGGTPEKPVGTVWVAVDVEGDVRAVRALLPGNRFEIRYRAAQLALDRLRRAFAREAGDDAVGWTSRG